The segment GCGCCGCCGGTGCACGTCGGCGCGGGCGGCCTCACTGGTGATCCACTGACTGCTGCCGTCGGCGGCAGCGCTGCGGCCGTCCACACTGGTGGCGAACTTCCAGGTGACGTGCGGGAGTCCGGTCCGCTGCTTGTGCAACCATTCGCGCAGCGGCCCGCCGGCGACCTCGGTGCCGAGCACCCCGGCCTGCACCTGCACGCCGGCGGCACCCAGGCGCGACGCCCCGCCGGCGGCCACCGGGTTGGGATCGGGCACCGCGTACACCACCCGCGACAGCCCGGCCGCGAGCAGGCTGTCCACACACGGGGGCGTGCGGCCGTGGTGATTGCACGGTTCCAGGGTGACGACGGCGGTCCCCTGGCGGGCCAGCTCACCCGCCCGGCGCAACGCGACCACTTCGGCGTGTGCGCCCCCGGTCGGCTCGGTGGCGCCGACGCCGACCACCTGACCGGCGGCATCCAGAATGACCGCCCCGACCGGCGGATTCGGATAGGTGGCGCCCTTGACCCGCTCGGCCTGCTCGACGGCCAGCCGCATCGCGGCCTCCGTCGTCACCGGCCGCTTTCCGGCGGCAGAGCTCATAGCGTCAGGTGCGGAGAGGCCGCGCCGGCCTGCCTGCGCAGCCGTCGCACCGCCTCGGCCGGGTCATCGGCGCTGTACACCGC is part of the Mycobacterium adipatum genome and harbors:
- the ribD gene encoding bifunctional diaminohydroxyphosphoribosylaminopyrimidine deaminase/5-amino-6-(5-phosphoribosylamino)uracil reductase RibD; the encoded protein is MTTEAAMRLAVEQAERVKGATYPNPPVGAVILDAAGQVVGVGATEPTGGAHAEVVALRRAGELARQGTAVVTLEPCNHHGRTPPCVDSLLAAGLSRVVYAVPDPNPVAAGGASRLGAAGVQVQAGVLGTEVAGGPLREWLHKQRTGLPHVTWKFATSVDGRSAAADGSSQWITSEAARADVHRRRSVVEAIVVGTGTVFFDDPTLTARLPDGSLADRQPLRVVVGEREISPESNVLNDDSRTMVIRTHDPHEVIKALSDRTAVLLEGGPTLAGAFLRAGMIDRIIAYVAPMLLGGPITAVDDVGVLSIAGAQRWRFDGIEAIGPDVRLSLVPN